DNA from Diaphorobacter limosus:
TCTTCCGCTATTCCTCGCTGGCGTCGCTGGTGGCGGCGGCTTTTGCGCCGTTCTTTTATTTTCTGGGCGCCGGCATGGTCTGGTACAGCGATGCGCGGCTGGGCGTGGCCATGGTGGTCATGGCGGGCCTGCTGGCCTGGCGCCACAAGGCGAACATTCAGCGGCTCATCCAGGGCAAGGAATCGCGCCTGGGGACAAAAAAGAAGGCCTGAAAAAGAAGGCCTGATCAGCCCGAGACGCTGGCGCTGCGCTGCGCCGCATACAGCCCCAGGCGCACCATGGTGCGGTAGGGCAGCTCCACGGTGACCGCCGAGCGCGCCAGCGCCGCCTGAATGCGCTGCTGGCCGCGCTCGGTGTGGTACAGCCGGGGTTCTGATTGCGGCTCCCCCTTGGCATCGACGACGCTGGCCACCAGCGGAAAGTTGGCGCGCTCGCCGCGGCGCAGCACGATGGCCGTCTCGCCATTGTCAAGCCGCACGAAGGTGCCGGGCGGGCACAGGCCCACGGTGCGCACCAGGGTCAGGCCGACCTCGTCGCGCACGTCGGCATCCTGGCCGACGATGGCCCGCACCGAATCGGTGGCGCTGCGGCCGGCGCGCGACTTGCGCGGGCTGATCATGGCCGCGTAGCGGTCTATGGCGCCAAGGATGCGCGTCAGCCGCTCCAGCGCCGACAGGCCGGCCAGGGCGTCGGCTTCGGGCTGTGGCGTGTGGTGCTGGCCCACCACCTCCAGCCACAGCTCGTCGCTGATGCCCAGCTCCTCCAGCAAGTCCAGGCCCGCGC
Protein-coding regions in this window:
- a CDS encoding HD-GYP domain-containing protein, which translates into the protein MTAQSPANAPDTVDSEYEDLLGQWSDLESALSVLLARPRSVQDFAFKLRQCDRWLQDLVAHDIDAALYLMFQLAATSSVGYSAAHALVCATLCHILGHELRLPVQERDSLVRAAFTMNLAMTALQDELAQQREPLTPAQRSAVDQHPRAGLDLLEELGISDELWLEVVGQHHTPQPEADALAGLSALERLTRILGAIDRYAAMISPRKSRAGRSATDSVRAIVGQDADVRDEVGLTLVRTVGLCPPGTFVRLDNGETAIVLRRGERANFPLVASVVDAKGEPQSEPRLYHTERGQQRIQAALARSAVTVELPYRTMVRLGLYAAQRSASVSG